The Triticum aestivum cultivar Chinese Spring chromosome 5A, IWGSC CS RefSeq v2.1, whole genome shotgun sequence genomic sequence aacatcttattgTAGTGAACGGATGGAGTAAATAATAAAGAAATATATACCCATCATGAATTTGTCGTCGAATACCTAGGAATCATACTCCCGGGACAGGCGATATCTATAAATTGTCCAATTTGGATACTTCTACTCAACAGTCAGATTAGTGCCAACGGTTTCTGCTTGATATTCATGGCCAATTATCAACATGTAAAAGTAACAGGATGACAGCATACCATTGCAAGTGACTATCTGAGTGTTCGATCTTGTGAAAACAATATACAATCATCTGAGTATTGAAGTGCTTACATGGAGTCGATAAATATGTGTCGGGATGCTTGAACATGAAAGCATCAATGAGAATGCCCAAATGCTCCCAATGTATGGTTATTACTCGCTGGATCCGCCATCATCTTTGCTACTCAGGGTTCGTATTATTGCTTCCAACACCTTGATATCACTATCTCTCTTGGCGATCTCCTCTTGTTTTGCCCGCAGCTCTTCCATGTGCAGCTGGAAAACTCCTGCAAGATGAAAAACATAAATGAGCTATGAAGCTCCAGACTAACCTCGGTGAGTCAAATGCTGGTGCACCAGCAAGATGGTACACATACTTGCGGTGTTCTCCAGCTCCTTCGTGACTTCCTGTGCATGCAGCTCTGCAGCTCGTTGAGCAGCTTCAGCCTGGCGTTTTTCTGTACGGGCTCGAGCAGCTGCAGAAATGGCAGCGTCCAGTTCACGTTCCAGAGACTGCACCCTCTGGTCAAGAATCTAATACACAGAAGAGAAATACCAATCAATAGGAAAACATACCAAACAACAAACTGTAGAACAACGGTTAACTAGATGCCAACATATATTCGAGCCAATAAAGTGCCAAACTACATTCATAGCTATTAATTGTGCAGGGGAAAAAAACATTCACTGCTCTTGCACAAGACTAAAAGGTATCATGTTGCTTAAATCCAAATTTTAGCTTATAAGGATACTAATGTCGCTAGAAATACACTACAAAAGAAATAATTTGCTAGCCATTAATCTGCAAACTTAATATGCAATCATGTAGAAAATCCAGATATAAAAATAGGCATCTGTGTGCTGAACCTGTTTGATGACTATAAATTCATGAGTACAGGTTGGTGCAACCGAGCTTAAGTATTTGACATACACTTACTCTTGACACCCATTTATCATTACATGTGTAGCCACATGTTATTTGTCAAACACGGAGCCTTCTGTTGTTGGCTTGTTGGCCAGAATAAAGCCGCACTTTAGGAAACTCAGTTAGGGCAAAGTCTATCACAAACCAAACATGTCCTTAGTAGTTCAGATATGAGGGGAAAATAACCGAGAATAGTATGAAATTCATCACATGCCTGTAAAAAACTAAAACGAATGATAAATTTGAGTCATGTATTTGATAAGGTGGTGCATGGCTTTATGCATTCAGTTTCAGAAATCGTTGTCAGGACCATCACATAAATACAATTAATCAAATCAAGTACATTTGACTGGAGCTGGCACCATCCATCCTGCCTAGCTCTATCAAAACCCAAGGCAAAGCCAAATAGACTAGATTGAACTGAACCTCTGTCATCTAAGATGCATCTTGATATGAACAGGGATTCTGCGTCGTCTGCTTACTGATTAAGCTCACGCCGATTAGGGGGAGGCATCTATCTACAGGCCCAAGTGAAAGGAACGGTTTGGGGATCGGAAGCATGGGTAGGTACCTTGATGGAGCGGGCCTGTTCGGAGGCGAGGGAGGCCTTGGAGAAGACGTCGTCGTCGACGAAGACGGCCTTCCGGGCGAGCAGCTTCTGCAGCGACTCGACGTTGGCGCCCAGCTCTCCCAGGTTGCCGATCGCGGCGCCCCACCGCTCGCCCGAGGGCACGGCGGTTGGCGCCGAGGACGACAGGGAGGCGACCGCGACGGACGATTTCTCCCTCTGCGCCATCTCCGCCGGCGATCCCTGGTGCGGTTGGCTACCTACTACTCCTCCTGCCCTCTTCACGCTTTGGCCCCTAGGCTTCACCGCAATCACGGGGAGGAGGCGGAATAAACACTAGGCCCGCTGACAGCTAGGACCATACAGTCAGGTATCGACGCTCCCACTAACAGGTACGTAGGACCACACCAAACCTCTCCCGTTTCCGATAGAAATCTCCGTGCAGCAACCACTCCACCGTTGGAAATCAACGGATCCATCCGACGGCTCGGAAATCCAATTCAGCCTCTTCTTTTTAACAATGCAAGTgctcatacatacgcacatacactcactTTATGAACGCACACACTCACACTCTACCCTATAAACATTTttaagagactgagccggcataccatcttgagatttacgaagttacCGAAAATCCTGagataaatccaggaataatgcgagcatcaTGATTTGAACACTGATGGGTTGGGATACTACTGTCCCTGTAACCATCTAACCTAATCACAGGTTGATTCGCGAAATCCAATTTGGCTCTTGAGAGCATATGCTCTGCCCATTAAAAATGTTTTTCTTAAATGTtcaaaaaatgataaaaaaaagatatGATCATTGTCACACCAAAACACTACCTGCAATTTTTTAGAAGAAAAGCTCAAGTTTTTTATCTGTGAAAAAAAACAAGTCGAACTACAAATGTTACCTCAAAATATTACACATATTTTTGTTTTTTCACCGAGGAAGCACAGTCATCTCGTTTCGCATGAAATTTGACAAGCACACTTGTTACACTAACAAGAACATCTACGAAAAAATTATAATTTTTAAATTgaatttactatttattttgaatttactgCTCATTAGGGAGCATATGCACCCAAGAGCCAAAACGGCCCTCCTGGTTCGCGAAATCCAATTCGGAACGCCCCTCCCTCCGATCGTCCCTATTATATTAGGATCACCTCCTTCCGTGCATCAAGCATCTCCAGCGGATCTGTAATTCCGCGTCCCGCAAAATACATTTACGGGTGGCctgtattttttttagaaaaactccTGAACCAGTCGAATGATTTCTCTCTCCTATAAACCGTCTCTCCCGCTTGACATGTATCCCCTGTTGGGCCCACCCACCGTCTCTCCACTTTTGTCTTATCTCTTGCCGAAGCTGTCTTGCCCACTCATCATCTTCTTTTCTTTCCCCACGTCTCTCTCGTTTGTCCAGCTCCCATGGCAGAGAAGAGATGGCTCCCATGCCAACCCGCGTTGCTATAAAATCAGAGAGGGTCGCTGGAGCACAATGTTGTGCATCCCACTGTCGGAGCCATCCGTTCCACACCCCGTCATCGGAGCCCAccactactgaaggaaatatgccctagaggcattaataaagttgttacttatatttccttatatcacgataaatgtgtattattcatgctagaattgtattaaccggaaacttgatacatgtgaggatacatagacaaaacaccgtgtccctagtaaccctctactagactagctcgttaatcaaagatggttaagtttcctaaccatagatatgtgttgtcatttgatgaacgggatcacatcgttaggagaatgatgtgatggacaagacccatccgttagcttagcatgttgatcgttcagttttattgctattgctttcttctaaaggaaatacgccctagagccaataataaagttgttatttatatttccttatatcatgataaatgtttattattcatgctagaattgtattaaccggaaacttagtacatgtgtgaatacatagacaaacagagtgtcactagtatgcttctacttgactagctcgttgatcaaagatggttaagtttcctagccatggacaaagagttgtcatttgataaacaggaccacatcattagagaatgatgtgattgacttgacccatccgttagcttagcacgatgatcgtttagtttattgctattggtttctccataacttatacgtgttcctatgactatgagatcatgcaactcccgaataccggaggaacacttagtgtgctatcaaacgtcacaacgtaactgggtgactataaagatgctctacaggtgtctctgatggtgtttgttgagttggcatagatcaagattaggatttgtcactccgagtatcagagaggtatctctaggccctctcggtaatgcacatcactataagcctggcaagcaatgtgactaatgagttagttatgggatgatgcattacggaatgagtaaagagacttgctggtaacgagattgaactaggtattgagataccaacgattaaatcttgggcaagtaacataccgatgacaaagggaacaacgtatgttgttatgcggtttgaccgataaagatctttgtagaatatgtgggagccaatgtgaacatccaggttccgctattggttattgaccggagatgtgtctcggtcatgtctatatagttctcgaacccgtagggtccgcacgcttaatgttcggcgaagattgatattatgagtttatgtgttttgatgtacccaaggtagttcggaatcccggatatgatcacggacatgacaaggagtctcgaaatggtcaaaacATAAACAtttatatattggatgactatattcggacaccgaaagtgttccgggtgatttcggagaaaaccggagtgccggagggttaccggaacccccccccccaggggaaagattgggcctacatgggccatagggaagagggaaggcagcccacaaggggcagccacgccccctccctatagggagtccgaattggactagggaggggacgccccccccctttccttctcctcttcctctcctttccttctttccccttctcctcctagtaggactaggaaaggaggaatcctactcctactagtaggaggattcctcctcccttggcgcgcccctagggtcggcctgcctccccccttccttctttatatacgggggcagggggcaccctaggacacacaagttgattgcttttagccgtgtgcggtgcccccctccatcataatccacctcggtcatatcgtcatagtgcttaggaaaagccctgcgccggtagcttcatcatcaccgtcatcacggtgtcgtgctgacgaagctctccctcgacactcagctagatcgagagttcgtgtgacgtcaccaagccgaacatgtgcagatcgcggaggtgccgtactttcggtactaggattggttggatcgtgaagacgtacgcctacatcaaccgcgttgtcataatgcttttgCTTACggtatgagggtacatggacaacactcttcccctcttgttgctatgcatcaccatgatagatcttgcatgtgcataggaaaattttgaaattactgcgttccccaatagtggcatccgagccaggtctatgcgtagatgttttattcacgagtagaacacaaaggagttgtgggcgtgggtatatacatattgcttgccgtcactagttgattcttgattcagtggtattattggatgaagcggctcagaccgacattagcatacgcttacgcgagactggttctaccaacttgcttcgcacacaggtggctggtgggtgtcagtttctccaactttagttgaatcggattcaatgaacagggttctttctgaagatcaaaagcaatcactataccgcgttgtggtttttgatgcgtaggtaagaacggttcttgctcagcccgtagcagccatgtaaaacttgcaacaacaaagtagaggacatctaacttgtttttgtagggtatattgtgatgtgatatggtcaagacatgatgctgaattttattgtatgagatgatcatgttttgtaacacagttatcggcaactggcaggagccatatgttgtcgctttattgtatgaaatgcaatcgccatgtaattgcttcactttatcactaagcagtagcgatggtcgtagtagcaatagttggcgagacgacaatgatgcttcgatggagatcaaggtgtcaagccggtgatgatggtgatcatgacagtgctttggagatggagatcaaaggcacaagatgatgatggccatatcatatcacttatattgattgcatgtgatgtttatcctttatgcatcttattttgcttagttcggcggtagcattataagatgatctctcactacatttcaaggtacaagtgttctccctgagtatgcaccattgctacaattcgtcgtgccgagacaccacgtgatgatcgggtgtgataagctctacgttcacatacaacgggtgcaagccagttttgcacacgcagaatactcgggttaaacttgacgagcctagcatatgcagatatggcctcggaacactgagaccgaaaggtcgagcgtgaatcatatagtagatatgatcaacatagtgatgttcaccattgaaaactactccatctcacgtgatgatcggacatggtttagttgatatggatcacgtgatcacttagatgattagagagatgtctatctaagtgggagttcttaagtaatttgattaattgaactttaatttatcatgaacttagtacctgatagtattttgcatgtctatgttgttgtagatagatggcccgtgctgttgttccgttgaattttaatgcgttcctagagaaagctaagttgaaagatgatggtagcaactacacggactgggtccgtaacttgaggattatcctcattgctgcacagaagaattacgtcctggaagcaccgctaggtgacaaacccgctgcaggagcaacgccagatgttgtgaacgcctggcagagcaaagctgatgactactcgatagttcagtgtgccatgatttatggcttagaaccgggacttcaacgacgttttgaacgttatggagcatatgagatgttctaggagttgaagttaatatttcaagcaaatgcctggattgagagatatgaagtctccagtaagttctatagctgcaaaatggaggaggatagttctgtaagtgaacatatactcagaatgtctgggtaccacaaccacttgactcagctgggagttaatcttcctgattatagtgtcattgacaaagttcttcaatcactgccaccaagctacaagagcttcctgatgaactataatatgcaagggatggataagactattcctaagctcttcgcaatgctaaaggctgcagaggtagaaatcaagaaggagcatcaagtgttgatggtcaacaagaccactagtttcaagaaaaatgctaaagggaagaaggggaacttcaagaagaacagcaagccagttgttgctcaagtgaagaaacccaagtctagatctaagcctgaaactgagtgcttctacttcaaagggactggtcaccggaagcggaactgccccaagtatttggcagagaagaaggatggcaaagtgaaagttatatttgatatacatgttattgatgtgtaccttactaatgcatgcagtagtgcctgggtatttgatactggttcagttgctaacatttgcaactcgaaacaggggctagggattaagtgaagattggctaaggacgaggtggcgatgtgcttgggaaatggttccaaagtcgatgtgatcaccgtcggcacactacctctacatctaccttcgggattagttttagacctaaataattgttatttggtgccagagttgagcatgaacattatatctggatattgtttgatgcgagacggttattcatttaaatcggagaaaaatggttgttctatttatatgagtaatatcttttatggtcatgcacccttgatgagtggtctatttttactaaatcttgatagtagtgatacacatgttcatagtattgaagccaaaaagatgcaaagttgataatgatagtgcaacttatttgtggcactactatttgggtcatattgatgtaaagcgcatgaagaaactccattctgatggacttctggaatcacttgattatgaatcacttggtacttgagaaccatgcctcatgggcaagatgactaaaactccgttctctggaacaatggagcgagcaacagagttattgcaaatcatacatattgatgtatgtggtccaatgaacattgaggcacgcggtggatatcgttattttctcaccttcatagatgatttgagcagatatgggtatatctacttgatgaaacataagtctgaaacatttgaaaatttcaaagaatttcagagtgaagtggaaaatcatcgtaataagaaaattaagtttctacgatctgatcgtggaggtgattatttgagttatgagtttggtcttcatttgaaacaatgtgtaatagtttcgcaactcacgccacctggaacaccacaacgtaatggtgtgtccgaacgtcgtaaccgcactttattagatatggtgcgatctatgatgtctctcactgatttaccgctatcgttttggggttatgctttagagacgactgcattcatgttaaatagggcaccatcaaaatccgttgagacgacaccttatgaactgtggtttggcaagaaactcgagttgtcatttcttaaagtttggggctgcgatgcttatgtgaaaaagcttcaacctgataagctcgaacccaaataagagaaatgtgtcttcataggatacccaaaggagacagttgggtacaccttctatcacagatccaaaggcaagatattcgttgctaag encodes the following:
- the LOC123102762 gene encoding uncharacterized protein; protein product: MAQREKSSVAVASLSSSAPTAVPSGERWGAAIGNLGELGANVESLQKLLARKAVFVDDDVFSKASLASEQARSIKILDQRVQSLERELDAAISAAARARTEKRQAEAAQRAAELHAQEVTKELENTARVFQLHMEELRAKQEEIAKRDSDIKVLEAIIRTLSSKDDGGSSE